A window of Blastocatellia bacterium genomic DNA:
CAGATCGTGTTCATTGATCCAGGCATTGAACGTGCGGTGAGCCAGTGGGTCAAGATAAAGAACTACCCAGCCAATGCCTCTAATCGTACCGGTGGCTTTGAAATCTTTCTCCCAATTTCCATACGAGCCAAAGTCGTCCAGGAGCTGTTTGAAAAAAGCCGAGCCTTTGTCCAGCGGCTTTCCGCCGTTGGCCATGTTGCTGAAATAGTATTCGTGCAATCGCATGCCGTTGAACTCCCAGCCAAAGCGGCGCTTCAACGTGGCGTATTCAGGTGCTTCCACGCGCGCGTCGCGAACCACGTGAGCCAGCGCCTGTGCGAACTTGTTTGTGGTCGCTACATAACCTTGATAGAGCGCAAAGTGGTTCATCAAGAGCTGATCGCTGAATCCTGGTGTTCCGAGTAGGTGATCAAAATTCTTTGCTTTGTACTTCATGCCGTCTCTTTTGTGGTTTCGTTCGTGTCCTGAACCGGCTTGTCCGGCTCATCGCGTTTGTTGTCTTCCTGGTGGAGTCCTCGCTTGAACTCCGTGATTGCGCGGCCAAGCGAGCCGCCGATTTCCGGCAGCCGCCGTGCGCCGAACAACAGAAGGACAATGACCAGGATGATCAACAGTTCCGGGAATCCGATGGTTTCAAACACAGGCTATCCTCCACCAGACGGCGAGCAGCAAACGGGAGGGTCCAACGCCCCTCCCATTTGCTCGCCATCAGTGATCAACCAGAGAAGGACGCGAATGAGGGCGAGATGGAGCGACGGGAAGCTGACCCTCCATCCCGTTCCTTCTGCCCCCATGACCCCATCTGCTGAACCTTCTTGGTTGCGTACTGACGGCTGAACATGAAACGATCATAGTTCGGCTCATTGCGACTCGATGACGACGTAGAACGATTGTCCGCTCCGATTCACGAGCAGCAGCACAGGGCCATTTCCCGCCTGATCAACGGCGCGCTCGAACTCACGGACGGTGGTGACAGGTTGACGATTCACCTCTTGAATCACATCGCCGCGTTGTAAGCCGGCGTCGGCTGCCGTGCTCCCGGGTTCCACGTCAACGATCACGACGCCGCGCGTGGAGATCGGCAGGCCCAACTGCCGGGCCACTTGCGGCGTGAGATCATCAACGCTCACACTGTCGAGGGCGCTCGCCTGCTCGTTGCTCTGATTGCCGCGAGACTCCGGGCTCGGCAGCTCACCCAGGGTGACCGACACGTCGCGTTCCTGACCGTTGCGGAAGACTTTCAGGCGCACGGTGGTCCCCGGCGCTGCCTGAGCGATCTTCAGTTGGAGCTCACGACTTTCATGGATGGGCTGGCCGTTAAGTTCAAGGATAATGTCGCCTTTGGCCAAACCACTGTGTGCCGCCGGGCTGTCGGGCCGGACATCGGCTACCAGCGCCCCGCGCGCCTGGCTGAGCCCGAAGGCTTTGGCAATAGCCGACGTCACGGGCTGGATAGTCACACCTAAATAACCACGGACCACTTTTCCGTGCCGGAGGATTTGCTCCATCACGTGACGGGCCATATTGACAGGGATGGCGAACCCGATGCCCTGATTGCCTGCGGCGCCGCTAGAGAGGATCGCCGTGTTGATGCCGATCAACTCGCCACGTGCATTGATGAGCGCCCCGCCGGAATTACCCGGATTGATGGGAGCGTCCGTCTGGATGAAGTCCTCATAATCTTCGATTCCGAGGTTGCCGCGCCCGGTGGCACTGACAATCCCCATGGTCACCGTCCGGCTGAGACCAAAGGGATTGCCAATCGCAAACACAAGATCACCCACTTGAACCTTCGAGGAATCGCCCAGTGTGAGCGTCGGTAGATTGCCGGCATCAACTTTCAGTACGGCCACGTCAGTTTTCGGGTCGGTGCCCACAATGCGCGCTTTGAGTTCGCGGTTATCGTCCAGAAAAACCCTAATATCTGTGGCGCCATCAACCACGTGGTTGTTCGTGAGGAGGTACCCTTCAGGGCTGATGATGACGCCGGAGCCCAGGCTCTGCTCGCGCCGCTCGCGCGGAACGTTGAACTGGAATTGGTCACCGAAGAATCGTCGGAAGAACGGGTCGTTGAAGAACGGCGCCCAGGGACCTGCCCCTGGCGTGCGAACCATCTTCGAGGAAGAGATATTCACGACCGCAGCCATCGCCGGTTTGACAATGGGAGCAAAGGTCATAGGCAATGGCGCGTGAGCGTCACCTCTCGCCCTGTCGTTCGCGATGTACATGGGAACCGCCTGGCCTGAGCCGAACGGCACTCCTTGGCTCTTAGCGGTGACCAGTGATCCAGCCACTCCGCCCACAATCAGCGCCACCGCCAGCCCGACGGCTCCTACCCACATTCGTATTTTTAACACCCTTCCCTCTGCCATTTTTTCCATCTCCTCGCTTTCAATGCTCCGCCCGACGGCCCTCCCACCAAGCGGCATGCGTTCTGCTGAACTTGAGACATGCATGAACGTCCTCCTCAATCAATCCGGCTGACGCCTACTGCTGCTGCTGTCGTAGCGTTTCTACCTTGAGATTGTTCGTCACACTGAACGCCAACGTATCACCTCGCACAATCGTCTCGGCCACCTGTCGCTCGACCGAATTATTGACCACACCTTCGAGGATGACGTTCCCATTATCAACGATAATGTGGATCGGCGGATAGGGTTGGAACGCATATCGCTCAAACTCCGGGTTATGATAGATCAACCGGGCGATCCGAATGCGCAATTGATCGTCAAAGATCGAAGTGGGGAGAACCTGAATCTCGTTCTGCACGGCCCTGACACCAGGCACACGGGCAGCCAGCCGCTCGTAATCGTTTTTGCGCCACGGCTCACGCACCCATCCCTTCAACGTCACCACACCGCTGTTCACGTCACCCGTGATCCAATCGAAGATGTCGTAGAACGCATACGTGCGGATGTTTCTGGCCACGGCGTCAGCAATCTGCTGATCAGAAAGACTGCCTGGCAGAACGGTCAAGCGGTTCTCCACTGCAACAACATCATCGAAGCCGCGCGCGTCTTTCTCCGCTTGCAGCTTCTCAGCCAAGCTGCGCACGGTTCCTGTCAGCGTCACGATGCCATCTTCAACCAACACCGTGATGTTATTCTCTCGCTGCAGGTGGTGCTTGATGAGTCGGTGCTCCACCAGTGTCTTGATCGTCTCATCCGACAGGCGACTGCGACTCTGTTGAGCCATCACGAAAGCCGCGCGCCCGCCCAGACTCATAACGATCAGCAAAACCAGCATCGTTCTTTCCATTACCATCATTGGTTCGTCTCCTTCCATTCTGAAAGCCCCTCACGCTATCGTGAGAGAGGGACCCCTTCAGGATTCCAGGCAGCGGGGTCCCTCGGTGGTTGCCGGGTTAAGGCTTACTCTTCTTCGTAGCCGATGCGCGCTGCGCCGGGCGGAGGTCAACGGAGTGCGCCCAATTCTTCCCCTCGCGCTCGGTATACTTCACCGTCGCCTTCATCCCGGATTTGATCGCCGAGGGCTCGACCCGACGGCCAGCCTCGGTGAACTCGGTGTGGTTGTTATAGGCGAATGTGATGGCTTTGCCCCGCTCCATTAGCGTCAGCGTTTCTGCGTTGGTATTCACGGCCGTGATTTCGCCCCGAACGGTCCTCATATTCGCCTTCGTCGCATGCTTGGCCTCGACCTGTCCTGGCGCCTTGTGAGCTTCCGATTTTTGCGACGCCATCACAGCGCCAGACAGGGCAAAGGCCAAAACGACAATGTTGCCAAGCGATAGGAATGTTCTCATGGTTTTCATCTCTCCTTTTGTGAAATGGTTCTTCATGTCCGACTCTTTTTCAGTGCAACTAGCATACCAGTCCATCGCGCGTAGGCATCCGACGCGGAACGCCTCGAATAAACTGGAGTTAGACAGACTCCAGTGAAAGTCACTCCACAATTGCAGGTGAGGCGGATTTGCGCTCACAAACAAACTTGCCCCACACAGCGATGGATGATCGAGGTGGGAGCGACCTTGAGAGGAGGCGTCGTTAGACGCCGTAAGAGGGTAGCCAGACGTGAAGTCTGGGTCGGGCATCCCCCCAGGGCGCCTTGGAGAGGCGCCAGAAGTTCTCCCATGGGTCATTCATGCAGTTGAACCGCGCGCCGCGAACACCCATTGTTGGCGCGTCTCCAACGCGCCACTCTGGTTCGATCGGCTGCTCCAGACGTTGCACGTCTGGCTGTTTGCGCCTCCGGCGCAAGCTGAGCTTGGACTTTTTCCGGGGATCGTCCTTATCTCCGCGCTCGCCACGAACCATGAAAATGGTTATTTTCAGAGGAATCGCTCCTATGCAACAGCACGCCACGAACGATGAAAGACAATTCTTTCGTGAGGTTTGTGTGTTTCGTGGGCTATTTTCAGAGGAGCTCCTCATTGCTCAACTGCGACGGATGCCATGACGTTCGAGGATGCGATAGAGCGTGCGCCGGTCAATGTTCAATATCTCTGCTGCTCGTGAAGCATTGTGGTTGGTGGCTTCGAGAACTTCCAGGATGTATTCCTTTTCCTTCTCGGCTAACGTCACAAACGAATCAACGCTCACCGGAGGCGGCAACGCACTCGGTTGACCTCGGCGAATTTCTTCGGGAAAGTCTTCCGGCGTGAGAACTCCGCTGGAGTTCAGCGCGATGGCCCGCTCGACAGCATTTTCCAGCTCCCGCACATTGCCCGGCCAGTCATACCGGCTCAGCATCGGATAAACTGATTCGTGGATGGCGATGGTCTTTGAAGAGGCCGCTGCATACCGGCGGACAAAATGATCCAGCAAAAGAGGAATATCGCCCCGACGCTGGCGTAGTGGCGGAAGATCAAGAGTGACGACCTTCAAGCGATAGAAAAGATCCTCGCGAAACGCATGCGTCCGCACCAGCTCTTCGAGCGGTTGGTTGGTCGCCGCCACAATGCGGACATCCACATGAATAGGTTCAGTCGAACCAACACGGAGCACTTCGCGCTCTTCGAGTACCCGAAGGAGTTTCATTTGTAAGGCGGGGGTGGTATTGGAAATCTCATCGAGAAACACCGTCCCACCGTGAGCAGCCTCAAAGATACCCACCTTATTGCTTGTCGCTCCGGTGAACGCGCCCTTCACGTACCCGAATAGCTCGCTTTCGAGCAGCGTCTCAGTGAGCGCTCCACAGTTGATCGCCTTAAATGGACCACGGCGACCACTGATCTTGTGGATCAAGCGCGCGACCATCTCCTTGCCCGTCCCGCTCTCGCCTTGGATCAGCACCGTAGTTTGCAGCGGCGCGACCCGAGCAATCAGCTTATAAACTTCCACCATCTCCGGACTGCGACCGATGATGTCGGCCTCCGTCTGACGTTCTTCAATCGTCGAGCGCAGCTTCCGGTTCTCCCGCCGGAGCGCGGCTTGCTCCAACGCCCGCCGTACCACCAATCGCAGATGATCCAGCTTGAACGGTTTGCTGATGTAATCGTAGGCTCCTTTGCTGATGGCCTCAATTGCAGTATCCATCGCAGCAAATGCGGTCATGACGATGACCGGAATGTCCGGACGTCGCGCGCGCGTTTCCTCTAACACTTTCATCCCGTCAATCTCGCGCATGCGCAAGTCGGTCAGCACCAGCTCCAGGTTCTCGAACGAAAGCGCTTCCAAGGCCTCTGCTCCGCTTCTGGCTCGCACGACGGCGTAACCTTCTTTTTGGAGCACCTCGGCCAAAGATTCCAAAGCCGACCGATCATCATCTACGACCAACATCAAGGGGACTCGATCTTGGCTCATCACACTTCGACCTCCCGCACTGCCTGTGGCTCCTGCCAGTCTTGCTCAAGCTGGCGGACTTCAGGTAAGAGAATGGTGAAGCAGCTACCCTGCCCCGGCGTACTGCTCACCGAAATCTGACCTCCATGTTGACGGACGATCTTCTTGCTCACGGCCAAGCCCAGGCCGCTCCCCTTGCCAAACTCTTTGGTGGTGAAGAGCGGATCAAAAATATGTTGCAGCCGGTCGGCTGAAATCCCAATGCCAGAATCGCGCACATCAATCCGAAAATCGCTCAGCGCACCTTTTTCAGCCGGCGGCTCGCGCCGGATCTCTACCGACAGCGTGCCCGCGCCCGGGATCGCATCCAGCGAATTGTTGAACAGGTTGAGGAAGAGTTGTTGTAATTGGTCTGGATCCCCTTCGGTCAAGAACGGCCCACCGCTTCCCTTAAACTCAAATCGAATTTGCCGCGACTCCATTGTCGGACTAAGTAGATGAGCCACTTTAAGGATGATCTCCTCTAAATCTACCGGGACACGGCGACGCGGCTGCCGAGTCGTTGCCAAGAGATTCTCTACGATAGCGCAGACCCGATCAATCTGCTCACTGACCAAACGCAGGCGAGCGTAGACCAGCGAATCTGACCGGCACTCCTCCATCAGCATTTGCAGATGAGTCGAGACGGCGCTCAGCGGCGAGCCAACCTCGTGCGCAAACGTGGCCGTCAGTTGCCCAGCCAGCGCCAAACGTTCGGCCTGCGTCAGCCGTTTTTGGGCTTCGTACAACTGCAAGTTCAGTTCTCGCAGCTCGCGGTTGCGCTTGGCCAACTCGGCAGTGGCCTCCTCGATGCCTTGTTGCAGGTTCTCCTGTAGCCGTTGAATTTCCTCGAGCATGCGATTAAAGTGGCACGCCAACTGACCGAACTCACCAACCAAATCTTCATCGGCCCGCGCCGAAACCTCGCCCGTTTGAAACCGCTGCATCACTGCCACCAGGTGACGCACGCTCCGATACACTGTCGTACGAAACAACCAGGTGATCGCTAAAACCAAGAGCAAGCTGGCCACGATGACCGAGTAGAGGCCCATGCGAACATGGATGGCTAGAATCTCGTCTACCACCTGCAACGGTTTGACGACCGTCAGAAATCCCCGCCGCCCGTCGCTGAATTCAAGCGGGTGCACAGAAAAGAGCAACCGCCCCGATCCCTCCTTGGTTATGAAGGTCTCCGCCGTACCACTCTGTAAGGCAGCCAGTTCTTGACCTTCCAGCGCACGGTCCCCACTGACGGAGCTAGACTGAACCAGCTTCAGCTCCCCGTCGAAGTCAGCATAGATATCTACCCGACTGATATTGAACCCCATTTCTATGAACTCACGCACGTGGGTCTGAAAGTCAGGCGGAAAGCCAGCCGCCGGAAAGCGCTCCGCTTCGTCGGTCAGATAGCGAGCCACAGTTTCGATCCGCTCTCCGCGTGCACGCTCTAGTGCCCGTATCGAACTCAGTGTAACGAGCCACTCGGTGACCGCCAGGACAAAAATGCAGATCACCAGCGTCAAAACCAAGATGCGAGTTTGTATGGACCACTTGGAGTTGTTCCAACGCTTTGACATGCCGTGCTTCTATTCTGAAGGCAGATTATGCCTTCAGCCGAGGCCTCCCCGCAACCAGCGTAGGGACTGGATAGTCAGAGCGATTTTCAGTTGCATTTAGCCTGGTTACCCCGCATTTTGTTGCAGGCTGATGCACGCTGCAAGCGCGCCCTAGGGTAAACTCATTCACAAATCGCTCTAGGTTTGACGAATCAACCCTTCTTCTCCCACACGAACAGTTTTGCAGATGCTCGCAACGACCGGCCAGTCACCGCTTTGATGACTCGCTACTTCTTCGCCTTCCGTGGCACTGAGTTGATGACAATGGAATTCGCCCAATTGCGCCCATTCTTCATCTGGTAATACACCGTCAGACGGGCGCCAGGCAACAAAGCCGACGGCTTGACGGCATGCCCTCTTCCAGTAATCTTTGTGTCAGCGTCCCACACAAAGGTCAGCGACTTTGTACCTTCAGCGACCGTCAGAGTCTTGGTCTTAACGTCAATACTGGTCAGCCAACCCGCGACCATCTGAGAGGCTGATTTGACCTCCGTGGCCGATTGAGTCTTCGTTGTGGCCACGCGAGTCTTGACGGGAATTGGTTCTTGCGGAACCAACTTCGATTGCGCCAAGCCTGCTGTAGACATGCTCACAGCAGCAACGAACACGGTGGTAGTTGCTAGGAACTTGCTCATGCGCTGTATGCCTCCTTCCCAACCATTTGTATGTCCGAAATGCACCCCTTATGCAACTCTTGTGCCAACTTCGTGCCAGTTGACTAGCCCCCGACAATTTTGAGCAGCAACGAATGTTAGCAAAAAACTGACTTCCATCATGTCTATCCTTTGGGCGTGGCAAAATTGCGCCTGTCAGCAAAGTTGCCACAGGCGGGATGGACAATCAGGCAATCAGATAACGCCCAGAAGAACATGAATACAGAAGCTGCTGCCAAGCTAGATTCCACATGAGTCTTCCCCATCAAACACGTGGCTGCTGGCTTCCAGCCGGCCGTTCTCAGCTCGGCCCTTGGGACTATCGCACCGCCATCCTCTCTTTTCCATGAAGATGACTCACCACATAGTTCCTTGACCCTGCCAACCGTTTGTACTATGTTGCCAACTCCAATTCGGCACAAACCGTCTATGTATTACCTCTACACGATAGGATTATGCTTGAGCATAGCCACCCTGGTTCCCCTTTTCCTGGTCAGGGGAATTCGCGCGAACAAGTATCTGCACAGCTTTCGTCAACGGCTCGCCATGACGTTGCCCTGCCTTCCCCATGATAGGCCAATAATCTGGATTCACGCCGTCTCTGTTGGAGAGGTCTTGGCCGCTCAGCCCCTTATCCAAGCCCTCTTAAGTCACCTGTCAAACTATCAAATTGTCCTCTCTACAACAACTGAAACAGGACAACTGATCGCTTCTCGTCGTCTGCCCTTGTCCGGTATCCAGCGGTTCTATTTCCCCCTTGACGTGCCATACGTTATCAGACGGATACTCAACACGGTCAAACCTACACTCGTGCTCATCATGGAAACTGAAATATGGCCCAACTTCCTCCGCCTGTGCTCGCACAAAAATATCCCCGTACTGCTCGTCAATGGCAGAATCTCAGAGCGCTCGTTCAGACGCTATAAACTCATTAAAAGTTTCTTCCGGTCTGTGTTGAATCACTTCCACTTGCTGTTGATGCAAAGTCAGCAAGACGCCGCCCGCGCTCTTGCGCTTGGCGCACAAAGCCAAAAGGTCATCATCACAGGCAACCTCAAGTATGATGTGTTCCCACCAAGTGAACCGCCAGATTTGGCCTCCATCGCCAAACAGCTTCAACCTTCTGATCATGACATCATCATAGCCGGCAGCACGGTCACGGGCGAAGAACCTATCATCCTCGAAGCGTTCACTCAGCTCATCAGGAAACGAATATCCACCAACAGCCACCAGCATCCCAAAAAACTTCGGTTGATATTGGCGCCAAGACATCCTGAGCGATGGGCAGAGGTGGAGCACCTGCTGAAGGCATCCGGCCTGCACTACATCCGGCGCTCGGCGCTGCCCTGCCCGGAACTCTCGCCTGCCCATGTCATCCTACTCGATTCCATGGGGGAACTCGCCTTTCTCTATTCCCTAGCCCGGATTGCCTTCGTCGGCGGCTCTCTGGTCCCTGCCGGCGGACATAACATCTTAGAACCTGCCCTTTTCGGCAAACCCATTGTCGTTGGCCCCTACATGGCCAACTTCCAACAAATCACCGCGGCATTCCTGGAAGCCGGAGCGCTCATACAACTTCGTCACGATCCACAGCGCACCTTCGCTGAGCAACTGCTCGACACATTTGAATCATTGCTGGAGAATGAACCTCAATCCAAAGCCATGGGCCAGACAGCTAAGCAACTGATCGAGCAACATCGCGGCGCCACCGCCAAAACACTGGCACACATCAAAAGCCTTCTCGAGCAACGCGCCTCTGAGCCTACCCTGCCATCATGCTAAATCCGTTCACACACTCTCTCATTGAAAGGCTACCGACGCCTGCGCTAAAACTCCTTGCGAGGTTGTATTCGGCAGCCGTTCAAATTCGGTTGTCCCTTTACTACGCGCGCTACATTCCGTCCCGCCGACTGAATAGCTTCACCATCAGCATCGGCAATCTGAGCGTCGGCGGTACAGGGAAAACTCCCCTCGTAGAACTTCTGGCCAGATACCTCCATGAGCAGGGCTATGTTGTGTCCATTCTAACCCGGGGACATGGGCGCCGACGCGCCCGTACCCGACAGGTTGTTTCCAATGGAAAGACAATTGCCAGCGACGTTACGTTAACCGGCGACGAACCGTTAATGCTGGCTCGACACCTACCGGGGGTCATTGTAATCGCCGACCCGGATCGCTACAACGCCGGCTTATGGGCTGAAGCAACCTTTGCAACCGATGTGCACATCCTCGACGATGGTTTTCAGTACCTCAGACTCCAACGCGACGTCAACATTTTGTTGATTGATGCGCTTGATCCACTAACAACCGCTCAGCCGCTACCACTTGGACGACTCAGAGAACCATTGTCCGAAATGGCCAGAGCTGACATCATCATCGTCACCAATGCAGACCAACACTTCGATCAAACAGAACTGGAGATTCAAATACGATCGCTCGCAGGCGACAAGCCTCTATTCTATGCCTATCGGGATTTGGTCGGTCTTCTAGCCCCTCAAACCGGGCAGACCTATAAGATGCAGCGATTAACTGGAGCCCCCATCGCTGTAATATGTGGCATCGGGAACCCACACCAGTTCGTCTCCAACCTCGCTCATTTTGCCCCCAGCATCGTCTACCAACGACATTTTCCAGACCATCACTGGTTCACACGAAAAGAGCTTCAGCACATGTTTGCTGAAGCGACTGATCGGGGCGCGCAATTCATCATCACAACAGAAAAAGATTGGCTCCGGATTGAAAACCTCCCACTGCCTTGCACGCCACCCCTGTTGGTCGCTCTGTCAGAATTGAGAATAACAGAACAAGCTCGATTGTTTAGCTTGATCCTTCAGGCGATGCACGCAAAAACCGGATGAGCGATTGATACGAGCAATTGAACATCACGCTTAATCACGACTTCGGCTGTCGCAGCAGTTCAATTGCCTTTTTCAAGAGTAGGTCTTCACCAGAATCGGGAGAAGGCGCAGAGACTCCAGCACCCGGCGAATGAATCCCTTCTTCCTGGATTTGCTCGATCGCACTCAGGTCAGGGCCAGACGAAATCTTAACCTCAACGCTCGGAGTGACGCCGCTAGTGGCTGATGTAGAGCCTAAAAACGGCCGCCCTGACGGACTCGCATACTTCTTCGTCGTGATCAACATCCCGCCACCATCCCTTAACCGAAATAATTCCTGCTCGCCACCGGCGCCGAACGTGCGCTCGCCAATAACCTCACCAACCTTGTTCTCCAAGATCGCAGCGGCAATCGCTTCAGCCGCCCCGGCCGTTGTTCGGTCAATAATAGCCACCAAAGCCCCTTTGAAAATACGACGCTCCGGTTGAGCTTCAAAACTCTTGATTTCTTTGGCCTCCTTGCCCACAAGCTTGGCCAGCACCCCTTGACCGATAAAGAGATTCGCTACGGCAACAGCTTCTTCGATTTTCCCATCAGCAACGCCTCGCAAATCAAGAACGAGGCTTTTAATCCCCTGGTCAACCAACGACCGCAGTTGGTTCTTGATGGCAACGCTCTGCCCCTTTTGCAAGCTGGCGACTTGTAAATACCCTATTGCCGGCGAGAGCAGCTTGCCAGTTGGCTCAGGCGGGGAGAACTCAGCAAGTTTCACCTTTAGCGTCTGAGACCGCCCGCCACGAAACACTCTCAATTCGACCTCTTTACCGGCTGGACCCTTGAGCAGCCCCAATGCGTCATACAAACTCATGTCGCGAGTCGGCTGGTTATTTATGTATTCAAGAACATCCCCTGCCTTGACGCCAGCGTGATCTGCTGGCCCCTTTTTGACAACAGCTACGACGTACACATAACCCGCCACCTTGGAGATCGTCATACCACAGCTCGCTTGCCGATCAGAATCAGCCGCCTGAAACTGGCTGACCTGCTCCGGCGTCAAATAAGCACTGTACGGATCGAGTCCCTCAGCCAAACCACGCAACGCACCAATCCGCACCTTCTCAAGGTTCGGCTCGTCAACATAATCTTCTACAATGCGTGAAAGAACCTCGTGAAAGATATTCATCTGGGAATAGGGATCATTTCCAGCAATCACGCCGTAGCGAGGAAGAAGCCCCCCCAGTATCGCATAAAGCGCGATAATTGACGAGAAAATCATAACGCCGATTCTCAGCTTGATGCCCATAGCAATCCTCCGTGAAGCGGTATCATACAACACCAATCAATCCATCCACAAGTAATGCTCTCGGCAACTCTCGGCTGGTGAAACAACAAATTGAGTCGCGTAGAAGCCAAGCAGACTATCCAGCCATCGGCACCACTCAACAGACAAAACGTTAACCCGCTTGACGGTCTGCTGAATCCGCTCATATACTCAACCTTCCATGAGAATCCTGGCTATAGACTATGGACTAAAGCGAATCGGCATCGCGACCACTGATGAATTGCGCCTGACCATTCGAGCAGTGAAAACAATCCCATCTCATGGCGTCAACCAGGACGCCCATCGGCTCCTAGAAATAGCAAACCAGCTCAACACCAAACAGCTTGTCATCGGATTACCCACCCACCATTCAGACCGTTCAGGAGTGTTCTTGCGCCGAGTCCTCAAACTTCGTGATAAACTACAGAAACTTTCCTCGCTCCCTGTGACCGTATGGAACGAAAGCTGGACAACAACAGCCGCCAATCAATGGATGATCGAACATCACATCCCTGCCAAGCGCCGACGCCAAATCAGAGA
This region includes:
- the tatA gene encoding twin-arginine translocase TatA/TatE family subunit, whose amino-acid sequence is MGFPELLIILVIVLLLFGARRLPEIGGSLGRAITEFKRGLHQEDNKRDEPDKPVQDTNETTKETA
- a CDS encoding sigma-54 dependent transcriptional regulator; the encoded protein is MSQDRVPLMLVVDDDRSALESLAEVLQKEGYAVVRARSGAEALEALSFENLELVLTDLRMREIDGMKVLEETRARRPDIPVIVMTAFAAMDTAIEAISKGAYDYISKPFKLDHLRLVVRRALEQAALRRENRKLRSTIEERQTEADIIGRSPEMVEVYKLIARVAPLQTTVLIQGESGTGKEMVARLIHKISGRRGPFKAINCGALTETLLESELFGYVKGAFTGATSNKVGIFEAAHGGTVFLDEISNTTPALQMKLLRVLEEREVLRVGSTEPIHVDVRIVAATNQPLEELVRTHAFREDLFYRLKVVTLDLPPLRQRRGDIPLLLDHFVRRYAAASSKTIAIHESVYPMLSRYDWPGNVRELENAVERAIALNSSGVLTPEDFPEEIRRGQPSALPPPVSVDSFVTLAEKEKEYILEVLEATNHNASRAAEILNIDRRTLYRILERHGIRRS
- a CDS encoding Fe-Mn family superoxide dismutase, which encodes MKYKAKNFDHLLGTPGFSDQLLMNHFALYQGYVATTNKFAQALAHVVRDARVEAPEYATLKRRFGWEFNGMRLHEYYFSNMANGGKPLDKGSAFFKQLLDDFGSYGNWEKDFKATGTIRGIGWVVLYLDPLAHRTFNAWINEHDLGHLAGGIPLLIMDVFEHAYMTDYGLKRVDYIEAFFQAIDWEMVASRFNNALRAVL
- a CDS encoding ATP-binding protein; the encoded protein is MSKRWNNSKWSIQTRILVLTLVICIFVLAVTEWLVTLSSIRALERARGERIETVARYLTDEAERFPAAGFPPDFQTHVREFIEMGFNISRVDIYADFDGELKLVQSSSVSGDRALEGQELAALQSGTAETFITKEGSGRLLFSVHPLEFSDGRRGFLTVVKPLQVVDEILAIHVRMGLYSVIVASLLLVLAITWLFRTTVYRSVRHLVAVMQRFQTGEVSARADEDLVGEFGQLACHFNRMLEEIQRLQENLQQGIEEATAELAKRNRELRELNLQLYEAQKRLTQAERLALAGQLTATFAHEVGSPLSAVSTHLQMLMEECRSDSLVYARLRLVSEQIDRVCAIVENLLATTRQPRRRVPVDLEEIILKVAHLLSPTMESRQIRFEFKGSGGPFLTEGDPDQLQQLFLNLFNNSLDAIPGAGTLSVEIRREPPAEKGALSDFRIDVRDSGIGISADRLQHIFDPLFTTKEFGKGSGLGLAVSKKIVRQHGGQISVSSTPGQGSCFTILLPEVRQLEQDWQEPQAVREVEV
- a CDS encoding 3-deoxy-D-manno-octulosonic acid transferase, yielding MAAGFQPAVLSSALGTIAPPSSLFHEDDSPHSSLTLPTVCTMLPTPIRHKPSMYYLYTIGLCLSIATLVPLFLVRGIRANKYLHSFRQRLAMTLPCLPHDRPIIWIHAVSVGEVLAAQPLIQALLSHLSNYQIVLSTTTETGQLIASRRLPLSGIQRFYFPLDVPYVIRRILNTVKPTLVLIMETEIWPNFLRLCSHKNIPVLLVNGRISERSFRRYKLIKSFFRSVLNHFHLLLMQSQQDAARALALGAQSQKVIITGNLKYDVFPPSEPPDLASIAKQLQPSDHDIIIAGSTVTGEEPIILEAFTQLIRKRISTNSHQHPKKLRLILAPRHPERWAEVEHLLKASGLHYIRRSALPCPELSPAHVILLDSMGELAFLYSLARIAFVGGSLVPAGGHNILEPALFGKPIVVGPYMANFQQITAAFLEAGALIQLRHDPQRTFAEQLLDTFESLLENEPQSKAMGQTAKQLIEQHRGATAKTLAHIKSLLEQRASEPTLPSC
- a CDS encoding BON domain-containing protein translates to MMVMERTMLVLLIVMSLGGRAAFVMAQQSRSRLSDETIKTLVEHRLIKHHLQRENNITVLVEDGIVTLTGTVRSLAEKLQAEKDARGFDDVVAVENRLTVLPGSLSDQQIADAVARNIRTYAFYDIFDWITGDVNSGVVTLKGWVREPWRKNDYERLAARVPGVRAVQNEIQVLPTSIFDDQLRIRIARLIYHNPEFERYAFQPYPPIHIIVDNGNVILEGVVNNSVERQVAETIVRGDTLAFSVTNNLKVETLRQQQQ
- a CDS encoding DegQ family serine endoprotease, whose protein sequence is MAEGRVLKIRMWVGAVGLAVALIVGGVAGSLVTAKSQGVPFGSGQAVPMYIANDRARGDAHAPLPMTFAPIVKPAMAAVVNISSSKMVRTPGAGPWAPFFNDPFFRRFFGDQFQFNVPRERREQSLGSGVIISPEGYLLTNNHVVDGATDIRVFLDDNRELKARIVGTDPKTDVAVLKVDAGNLPTLTLGDSSKVQVGDLVFAIGNPFGLSRTVTMGIVSATGRGNLGIEDYEDFIQTDAPINPGNSGGALINARGELIGINTAILSSGAAGNQGIGFAIPVNMARHVMEQILRHGKVVRGYLGVTIQPVTSAIAKAFGLSQARGALVADVRPDSPAAHSGLAKGDIILELNGQPIHESRELQLKIAQAAPGTTVRLKVFRNGQERDVSVTLGELPSPESRGNQSNEQASALDSVSVDDLTPQVARQLGLPISTRGVVIVDVEPGSTAADAGLQRGDVIQEVNRQPVTTVREFERAVDQAGNGPVLLLVNRSGQSFYVVIESQ